GGATGGGCCTGCCCACGCCGATCGCCATCCTGCTTGCCGTGCTGCTCACCGCGGCCGTGGGGACCTTCTTCGGGCTCCCGGGACTGCGCCTGAAGGGTCTCTACCTGGCGATCGCCACGCTCGCCAGCCAGATGATCATCGAGTTCGTCATCCGCCGGTGGGACTGGCTGACCCTGGGCCAGGGTTACCTCAACATCGACCGGTTGGACGTCTTCGGCTTCCAGATCGGCGGCCGGGCGGTCTTCGAGCAGCAGTGGTATTGGATCCTGCTCGTCCTTGCCAGCCTGTCGGTGATCACCGCCCGCAACCTCTTCCGTACGGGTCTGGGTCGCTCCTTCATGGCGGTGCGCGACCAGGACATCGCCGCCGAGGCGATCGGGGTCAACATTCCCCGCGCCAAGCTGATGGCCTTCGCCATCTCATCCGGTTTCGTCGGACTCGCCGGTGCGCTCACCGCCCACTACAGCGAGGTCCTGTCGTGGGAGAAGTTCACCCTCGACGTGTCGATCCTCTACCTGGCGATGATCATCGTCGGCGGCCTGGGCAGCATCGCGGGGGCGGTGTACGGCGCCATCTTCATGACGCTGCTTCCCGAGCTGATCCGCCAGCTCTCGCTCGGGCTCGGGGACAGCGTTCCGTTCATCGCCGACCAGCTCCCGGCCGTCCGCAACGCCGTCTTCGGACTGGTCATCATCCTCTTCCTCATCCTCGAACCACGCGGTCTGGATCGCATCTGGCACCGCATCAAGGACTACTTCGGCTTCTGGCCCTTCCGCTACTGACCGCCCACCGCACGGACCCCATCACACAAGGAGACAACGATGTCTGCACGAAACCGCACCCTCGCGGTGGCCATGGCCGCTGCATCCGCTCTCGCTCTCTCCGCCTGCGGAGGCGGTGGAGGAGGCGGCGGAGCCGACTCCGACGAGCCCATCCCGATCGGCATGATCGCCGACCTCACCGGTGCCACCGGTGACGTGGGCACCCCCTACAACGAGGGCATGCTCGCCTACGTCGACTGGCGCAACGAGGAGGGCGGCATCGACGGTCGCCAGATCGAGGCGCTGTCCAACGACTACGCCTACGAGGTCCCCAAGGCCGAGCAACTGTACAAGCAGTACATCAACGATGGTGTCGTGGCCGTCCAGGGGTGGGGCACCGGTGACACGGAGGCGCTCTCGGCCAGTGTCGGCAAGGACGAGCTGCCGTTCATGTCCGGCTCCTTCGCCGAGCCGCTGACCGACCCCGAAGAGGCGCCCTACAACTTCATCATCGCGCCGACCTACTCCGACCAGATGCGCATCGCCCTCAACTGGATCGAGGAGGACAGCGGCGGTGGTGGCGAAGTGGCCGTCTTCCACCACGACAGCCCCTTCGGTGAGGCCCCGGTCGGCGACGGCCAGACCTGGATCGACGAGGAGGGACTGGACCTGGGGTACGAGTCCTACGCCATGCCGAGCGGCTCGCAGAACTACGTCGGTCTGCTCTCCCAGGCCAAGGACCAGGGTGCCAAGTACGTCGTCATCCAGAACGTGGCATCGCCGGCCGCCCTGGTCGCCAAGGACATTGCCGCACAGAACCTCGACATGAAGATCGTCTGCCTCAACTGGTGCGGCAACGAGCTGTTCATCGACTCCGCAGGGGACAAGGCGGCCGAAGGGCACATCCTCATCCAGCCCTTCGCCCCGCTGAGCGCCGAGAAGGAGGGCCACGCCCCGATCAAGGAGTACGCCGAGGCCAACAACATCGACACGGCGGACATCGGTGCGGCCTGGGTGCAGGGCTGGTACGCGATGGACATCATGGCGCAGGGCATCGAGGAGGCCATGGCATCCGGTGACGAGCTCACCGGAGCCAGCATCCGAGAGGCCCTGGAGACCATGGGCGCCATCGACACCGGCGGCGTCGTCGGTGACGGAACGGTCGAGTTCAGCGCCGACAGCCACCGCGGCTCCACGGCCACGGGCATCTACGAGGCCCAGGACGGCGCGATGGTCGAGATCGACCCGGACGCCTCGCTGTGAACCAGGTGACCGACACCAGCACCCCGGGGGCAGCCACGGCTGCCCCCGGGGGCTCCCTGCTGTCCATGAACAACGTCGAGGTCATCTACGACGACGTCATCCTCGTGCTGCGCGGCCTCTCCCTGTTCGTCCCGGAGGGCGAGATCGTCGCCCTCCTCGGCTCCAACGGAGCCGGCAAGTCGACCACCCTCAAGGCGGTCTCGGGGCTGCTACCCAGTGAGCGCGGTGCTGTCACCGACGGCTCCGTGACCTTCGCGGGCACGGACATCACCGCGATGGATGCGCCCGACCGGGTCCGTGCAGGGATGAGCCTGTGCATGGAGGGGCGGCACGTCTTCGAGCACCTCACCATCACGGAAAACCTCACCGCCGGCGCCTACACCCAGAAGAACTCGGCTGACGACCTCGACCTGGTCTACGAGTTCTTCCCCAAGCTGGCCGACATGCGCAACCGCGTCGCCGGATACCTCTCCGGAGGTGAGCAGCAGATGCTGGCCATCGGTCGTGCCCTGATGGCCCGCCCCAAGCTGCTCATGCTCGACGAGCCGTCCCTGGGCCTGGCTCCCCTGCTCGTGCAGGAGATCTTCGGCTACATCAAGCGACTGAACCAGGAGCAGGGACTGACCGTGCTCGTCGTGGAGCAGAACGCCCGCCGGGCGCTCGAGGTGGCCGACCGCGGCTACATCATGGAGCAGGGACGCATCGTGCTCGAGGGCTCGGCAGCCGAGCTCCGGGAGAACCCCGACGTCAAGGAGTTCTACCTCGGCCTCGGCGAGGAGGGCGGGCGCAAGAGCTACCGCGACGTCAAGCACTACCGGCGCCGCAAGCGCTGGCTCTGAGCCCTCCACCGTCATCTCCACACCACTCACGAGGAGCTGGTATGTCCATCAAGGCTGCACTGCACGCTCATCTCGCGAACCACGATCTCGACGCTCGTGTCGCGACCCTGATCGCGCAGGCCGTCGGCGTCCCCGGCCTCGCCGACAGGTTCACCCGCGCCGGGGTGGATCCGCAGGGCATCCGCGGCGTCGCGGACCTCACCTGCCTCCCGGTCCTGCCCAAGGACGCGGTCATCGCCCAGCAGGCGCAGGCTCCCCCCTTCGGCGGTCTGCTGGCTCCCGATGCCCGGGTGGCGCGGGTCTTCCAGTCCCCGGGCCCGTTGTACGAGCCCCAGCTCGTCGGTGACGACTACTGGCGCTGGGGGCAGGTCTTCAACGACCTGGGCCTCGGCCCCGGCGACACCGTGCTCAACTGCTTCGGCTACCACCTCTCCCCCGCCGGGGCGATGATGGAGGCCGGCGTCCACGCAACCGGGGCGAGCGTGGTTCCCGGTGGCATCGGCAACCAGGACCTGCAGGTGCGCGCGATCGCCGACCTCGGCGTGAGCGCGTACTGCGGGCTGCCCAGCTACCTCAAGGTCCTCATCGAGCGCTTCGACGAGCAGGCGTTGCCCTCGCGGCGATGGCGCCTGGAGAGGGCCATGGTCACGGCCGAGCCCCTCCCCGATTCCCTGCGCGAGCTGCTCACCGAACGAGTGCCGACCGTACGGATGGCGTACGGCACCGGGGAGACCGGGCTGCTCGCCTACGAGACCGGCGACGGGCACGGACTCGCGCTCGCCGACGGGGTCCTCGTCCAGGTGTGCGACCCCACCGGCACCCCCGTCGAGGACGAGAGAGAGGGCGAGGTGGTCGTCACCGTGCTGCGCCCGCACTACCCACTCGTCCGCTTCGGCACGGGCGACCGCTCCGGCTGGATGGTGGCTCCCGACGGATCGCTGCGTCTGCGTGGGGTCCTCGGCCGCACCGGCGCCGCGGTGAAGGTCAAGGGGATGTTCCTCCACCCGAGTCAGGCCGCCACCCTCATGTCCGGCGTCGAGGGGGTGGAGGACTACCGCTTCGTCATCGGCCGGCAGGACCACGTGGACACCCTGCGCTGCGAGATCGTGGCCACCGACGGCGACGACCCCACCGCGCTGGCTGATCTGACCGGCCAGATCGCTCAGCGTGTGCGTGACGGGCTGCGCTTTCGTGCCGAGGTCGTCGCCGTCAGCCGACTCACTCCCGGCGAGGGCCCACTGCTGGACGTGCGCGAGTGGGACTGACCGGTCCGCAGAGCGTCACCCCATGACGAAGGGGGCGGACCCTCCCTTCGGGAAGGTCCGCCCCCAACGTGTGCGGGCTGACGTCAGTCGGCCGAAACCGACTCCGGCGCGTCAGCGGACTCGCCGTCGTTGTCGCGGCGACGACGACGGCGACCGCCACCGTCGCGACCGCCACGACCACCCTCGTCGTCACCCTTCGAGCCCGAGGAGAGCTCCTCCTCCTGCTCGGGGGTGAGAACCGCAGCGAGGCTGAGCTTGCCACGCGGGTCGATCTCCTTGAGCTCGACCTGGACCTTCTGGCCGACGCCGAGGATGTCCTCGACCGCGTCGATCCGCTTGCCGCCGACGAGCTTGCGCACCTCGGAGATGTGCAGCAGCCCGTCCTTGCCCGGGAGCAGGGAGACGAACGCACCGAAGGTCGTCGTCTTCACGACGGTCCCGAGGAAGCGCTCGCCGACCTCCGGCATCTGCGGGTTGGCGATCGCGTTGATCGCGTTGCGCGCAGCGTCGGCGGAGGGGCCGTCGACCGCACCGATGAAGACGGTGCCGTCGTCCTCGATGCTGATGTCGGCGCCGGTGTCGTCCTGGATCTGGTTGATCATCTTGCCCTTGGGCCCGATGACCTCACCGATCTTGTCGACGGGCACGTTGACCGTGATGATCCGCGGCGCGGTCGGCGCCATCTCATCAGGCGCGTCGATGGCCTCGTTCATCACGTCGAGGATGTGCATCCGCGCGTCCCGCGCCTGGGTGAGCGCGCCACCGAGCACCGATGCGGGGATGCCGTCGAGCTTGGTGTCGAGCTGGATGGCGGTGACGAACTCGCGCGTGCCGGCCACCTTGAAGTCCATGTCCCCGAAGGCGTCCTCCGCACCGAGGATGTCGGTCAGGGCCGCGTACTGCGTCTCCCCGTCGACGGTGTCCGAGACGAGGCCCATGGCGATACCGGCCACGGCTGCGCGCAGCGGCACGCCGGCGTTGAGCAACGACATCGTCGAGGCGCAGACCGAACCCATCGAGGTCGAACCGTTGGAGCCGAGGGCCTCGGAGACCTGGCGGATCGCGTACGGGAACTCCTCGCGCGTCGGCAGCACCGGCAGGAGCGCTCGCTCGGCGAGCGCTCCGTGGCCGATCTCGCGGCGCTTCGGGCTACCCACCCGACCGGTCTCACCGGTCGAGTAGGGCGGGAAGTTGTAGTTGTGCATGTAGCGCTTCTTGGTGACCGGGCTCAACGAGTCGATCGTCTGCTCGAGCTTGAGCATGTTCAGCGTGGTGACACCCATGATCTGGGTCTCGCCACGCTCGAAGAGCGCCGAACCGTGCACGCGCGGCAGGACCTCGACCTCCGCACCGAGGGCGCGGATGTCGGCCAGGCCACGGCCGTCGATGCGGACCTTGTCACGCAGGATGCGCTGGCGCACCTGGGCCTTCTGCACCGAGCGGAACGCCGCGGACAGCTCCTTCTCGCGACCGGCGAACTCGCCCGGGGCCTCCTCGGTCCCGGCGAGGGAGGCCTTCATGGCGTCCTTGATCTCGTCCAGACGGTCCTCACGCTCGGCCTTGCCCGCGATCGTCAGCGCGGTCGCGAGGTCACCCGAGGTGGCCTTCTCGACCGCCGCGTAGGCGTCGTCCTCGTAGTCGAGGAAGACCGGGAAGTCCTCGACGGGCTTCGCAGCACGGGTGGCCATGTCGGCCTGGGCCTCGCACAGCACCTTGATGAACTTCTTCGAGGCCTCGAGGCCCTCGGCCACGACCTCCTCGGTCGGGGCCTGCTTGCCCTGGTTCTTCACGAGGTCCCAGGTGGCGAGGGTGGACTCGGCCTCGACCATCATGACGGCGACGTCGCCGGTCTCGGTCAACCGACCGGCCACGACCATGTCGAAGGTCGAGCGCTCGATGTCGCTGAAGTTCGGGAAGGCGACCCACTGGCCGTCGATGAGCGACACGCGCACCGCACCGATCGGACCCGAGAAGGGCAGACCGGAGATCTGGGTGGACGCGGAGGCCGCGTTGATCGCGAGGACGTCGTACTGGTGGTCGGGGTGGACCGACAGGACGGAGATGACGACCTGGACCTCGTTGCGCAGACCCTTCTTGAAGGTCGGGCGCAGGGGGCGGTCGATCAGCCGGCAGGTGAGGATGGCGTCCGTGCTCGGACGGCCCTCACGTCGGAAGAAGCTCCCGGGGATGCGGCCCGCGGCGTACATCCGCTCCTCGACGTCCACCGTCAGGGGGAAGAACTCGAGGTGCTCCTTGGGGTTCTTGCTCGCGGTCGTGGTCGACAGGAGCATCGTCTCGCCATCCAGGTAGGCGCTGACTGCGCCACCGGCCTGCTGGGCGAGGCGCCCGGTCTCGAACCGGACGGTGCGGGTGCCGAAGGCGCCATTGTCGATGGTGGCTTCGGCGGCAGTGATCTCAGGACCCTCCATCGGGTCCTCCTTTTCTCTCTACGTACCGGGTGCATCGTCGTTGTGCCCCGGTGTTTCAGTTGTCGTGCTGTCCTCCGGGTGTCTGACCGACCCCGGATACGCGAAGAAGCGGCTCCCACTGGCGGGAACCGCTCTTCACGAGGTCTTATCGGCGCAGACCGAGGCGCTTGATCAGCGAGCGGTAACGCTCGATGTCGGTGCTCTCCAGGTAGCGCAGGAGGCGGCGGCGCTTGCCCACGAGGAGCAGCAGCCCGCGGCGGCTGTGGTGGTCGTGCTTGTGGTCACGCGAGTGCTCGGTGAGATCGGTGATGCGCTGGGTGAGCATCGCGATCTGGACCTCCGGGGAGCCGGTGTCGCCCTCGGCGGTGCCGTACTCGGTCATGATCTGCTTCTTGACGTCAGCGGTCAGCGGCATGCTGCGACACTGCTCCTTCTCTGGGGTTGTTGCGCGGCGCGCCCGGGCTGGTTCACCGGGGCTCTGTGGATCCGCGGCCGATCTAACGGCAACCCTTGGAGATTACCAGTGCGCCGCTACCCCGCCCTAATCGAGTGATGGCTACCGTGAATCCATCGGCCCATCGAAGGAGCGCCATGACGAACGCGGACACGCCCACGGCATCATCCAATGGATTCCACACCGTCAGGGTCATCCACCTGGCCACCGTCGCCGCCATCGGCGGTTTTCTCTTCGGCTTCGACACCGCCGTCATCAACGGCGCCGTCACGGCCATGCAGAGCGACTTCGGCATGGGCGGTACCCTCACCGGCTTCGTCGTCTCCTCCGCCCTCCTGGGGTGCATGGTCGGTGCCTACCTGGCCGGCCGCCTCGCCGACCGGATCGGACGAGTACGCGTGATGCTCCTCGCCGCGGTCATGTTCACGGTGTCCGCGATCGGTTCTGGTCTGGCCTTCGGTCCCGTGGACATGATCGTCTGGCGGGTCGTCGGCGGCCTGGGTGTGGGCGCGGCCTCGGTGATCGCCCCCGCCTACATCGCCGAGATCTCCCCCGCCGAGATCCGTGGCCGGATGGGCTCGCTGCAGCAGCTGGCCATCGTGACCGGCATCTTCGTCGCGCTGCTCTCGGACTTCGCGATCGCCGGGGCAGCCGGCGGTTCCGGGCAGGTCCTCGGTCTGGGACTCGAGGCGTGGCGCTGGATGTTCCTCACCGAGGTCGTGGCCGCTCTGGCCTACGGAACCCTGGCGGCGACCATCCCGGAGTCCCCGCGATATCTCGTGCGGATCGGTCAGGAGGGCCAGGCGCGCACGGTGCTCAGCACCATCCTGCGTACCGGCGTCGACACCCGCATCAGGGAGATCAAGCGCACCATCACCCAGGAAGCACGCGCCTCCTTCGCCGATCTGAAGAAGCCCGGCGGCGGGCTGCTGCCGATCGTGTGGATCGGTATCGCCCTGTCGGTCTTCCAGCAGTTCGTCGGGATCAACGTCATCTTCTACTACTCGTCACTGCTGTGGCAGTCGGTCGGCTTCACCGAGGAGGACGCCCTGCTGCAGACGGTGATCACCTCGGTGACCAACATCGTCGTCACGCTGGTCGCCATCGCCCTGGTGGACAAGATCGGGCGCCGGCTGCTCCTGCTCATCGGTTCGGCCGGCATGACCGTCAGCCTGGGTGTCATGGCCGTCGTCTTCTCCCAGGCCAGGATCGTCGACGGCGCCCCGGACCTGACCGACTCCGCGGGCCTGACCGCGCTGGTGGCGGCCAACTCCTTCGTTGTCTTCTTCGGCGCCACCTGGGGCCCCGTGGTGTGGGTGCTCCTGGGTGAGATGTTCAACAACACGATCCGGGGCACGGCACTCGGGCTCGCGGCCGCAGCGCAGTGGCTGGCCAACTTCGCCGTCTCCACCAGCTTCCCGGACATGGCTGACATCGGGTTGTGGTTCGCCTACGGCTTCTACACCCTGTGCGCCTTCCTCTCCCTGATCTTCGTGGTCAAGTTCGTACCCGAGACGAAGGGGGTCGAGCTGGAGGACATGGCCTGACGCTCAGAGGTGGGTCATGTGCCCGGCAATGCCCTCGACTGCCTCCTTGACCGCCTCGGAGAGCGTCGGGTGGGCGAAGATGTTGCGGGCGACCTCGTCCGCCGTGAGGTCCCACTGCTGCGCGAGCGTGAGTGCGGGCAGCAGTTCGGTGACGTCCGGGCCGATCATGTGCGCGCCGAGGAGCTCGTTGTACGTCGCGTCCGCGACGACCTTGACGAAGCCGGTCGGGTCGCCGAGCCCCACCGCCTTCCCGTTCGCGGAGAAGGGGAAGGTCGCGGTCTTGACGTCGTACCCCTTCTCCTTCGCCTGCTCCTCGCTGTAGCCGAAGGAGGCGATCTGCGGGTGGCAGTAGGTCGCCCGCGGAATGAAGTCGTAGGACACCGGCATCGTCTCGGCGCCGGACATGTGCTCGGCGGCGACGACCCCCTGGGCCTCCGCGGTGTGCGCGAGCATCAACTTCGCGGTGCAGTCACCCACGGAGTAGATGTTCTCGACGTTGGTACGGCAGTACTCGTCGATGGCGATGGCACCGCGCTCGGTCAGCTCGACCCCGGCCGCCTCCAGGCCGAAGCCCTCGACCCGTGGTGCGAAGCCGATCGCGGAGAGCAGCTTGTCCGCCTCGAGCACCTCGCTGTCCCCGCCGTCGGCGGGGGTGACGGTGACCTTGACTCCGGAACCGGTGTCCTCGACCGCTTCGACCTTGGTCTTGAGCATGACCTTCACACCGAGCTTCTTGTAGTGCTTGGCCAGCTCCTTGGAGATCGTCGGGTCCTCGGTGGGGACCATCCGGTCGAGGAACTCGACGATCGTGACGTCGACCCCGAAGTTCTTCATGACATAGGCAAACTCGACGCCGATGGCGCCGGAACCGGCGATGATCATCGAGCCCGGGAGGTCATCGTCGAGAATCTGCTCCTCGTAGGTGACGACGTTGTCGCTGAGCTCGACACCGGGGAGCATCTTCGTCGTGGCACCGCTGGCGATGATCAGCCTGTCGAAGGTCACCGACCTCGTCTCGCCGTCGTTCAGGGCGACGTCCATGGACGTCGCCGAGGTGAGGGTGCCCCAGCCGTCGATCTCGGTGATCTTGTTCTTCTTCATCAGGAAGTGGACACCCTTGACGATGCCCTCGCTCACCTGGCGGGAGCGCGCGTGCGTCGGCCCGTAGGACATCGTGGCGTCGCCCTCGATGCCGAACTTCTTCTTGTCGTGGGTGAGCATGTGGGCGATCTCGGCGTTCTTGATCAGCGCCTTGCTCGGGATGCACCCGACGTTGAGGCAGACACCGCCCCAGTACTGCTTCTCCACCACGGCAACGCTCTTGCCGAGCTGCGCCGCGCGGATCGCCGCGACGTATCCACCGGGTCCTGCACCGAGCACTACGAGGTCGAAGTCAGCCATGCGGGACAGCCTAACCACCAGAACGTGGCCTGCACCACGCAGGTGGTACGCGGCCCTGCGGGTGCCGGGTCACGGTGTGCGCTGGGCGAGCTCCTCGTGGATCTGCCGGGCGATCGGCGCCGATGTCGCTCCCCCGGTCCCGCCCTGGGCGACGACCACCCCGACGACGTACCGGGGATCCTCGACGGGTGCGTACGAGACGAACCAGGCGGTGTCCTGCTCGCCCTGGACCTCGGCGGTCCCGGTCTTGCCCGCGACCGGCCAGTCCTGCAGCGGGAAGCCGGCAAAGGCGGAGTGCGCGGTCCCGCCGGGCTCGGCCACGACGTCCTGCAGCGCCCGGCGCAGCAGGTCGCCGGACGTCCCCGGCAGATCGATGCTGTCGGCGTCATCGTCGCTGTCAGCAGCGAGGGCGGTGCGCGTGCCCTCGGCCGTGATGGCCGCACGGCCCAGGTGCGGACTCGGCACCCGTCCCTCCTGCGCGATCGTGCCGAAGACGGTCGCCATCTGCAGCAGGGTGGCGGTGACGTCGCCCTGACCGATCGAGAGGTTGGCCTCGTCACCGGGACGGAAGAGGTAGCCGCTCGTGCAGTTCTCCCGCGCCAGGGCCTCGAGGTAGCGCGCGTCGGCACGGTCCTCCATCTCGGGGTAGCCCGTCTGCGCACGGCGACAGGACTCCTCCTTCGTCGACTCCCACCACTGACGCTTCCACTCGCGGTCCGGGATGCGGCCCGCGGACTCGGCCGGCAGGTCGATACCCGTGGCCGAACCGAGACCGAACCGCCGGGCGGTCCGGATGAGCGGATCACCACCGTCGTCCTCGGCGGCCAGGCCGCCCTGGGCGCGCCACACCTCCTCGGCCACCCGGTAGAACACCGTGTCGCAGGAGACGGTGATCGCCCGGCGCCACGAGATCCAGCCGTAGGAGCGCGACTGGTAGTTGTTGAAGGTGCGGTTGCCGATCCGGTGGGACGAGGTGCAGTTGACCTCCTCGTCGAGGTCGACACCGGAGGCGGCCGCTCCCGGCAGGGAGACGACCTTGAAGGTCGACGCCGGTGGCTGGGCCACGCCGGTGACCCGGTCGATGAGTGGGCTGTCCGCCCCCTTCGTCAGGCGGTCGTACTCGTCCTGGGTGACGCCCCGCGACCAGGCCGTGGGGTCGTAGGTGGGCACGCTGGCCGAGGCGAGCACGCCACCATCGCGCAGGTCGAGGACGACGGCTCCGGCGGTGTCGGCCGTGTGGCCGCCGTCGCGGGCCGACTGCACACCGTCGACGAGCGCGGCCTGGGTCGCGCGCTGGATCCGTCGGTCGAGCGTCGTGACGAGGTCCTCGCCGGGGACCGGCTCGGTGCGGGCCACCTCGTCGACGGCCACGCCCCGGGCGTCGACGCGCACGGTGCGCTGACCCGCGCGTCCGCGCAGCAGGTCGTCGTACTGCAGCTCCAGACCGGCGGCCCCGACGAGCTCCTCGCCGGTGACCTCCCCGTCCGACTCGGCCACGGCCTCCGCCGTCGGTCGGGCCAGGTAGCCGATGGTCTGCGCGGCGCCACCGCGCGTCGGCCCGAGGTAGGAGCGCACCGGCTGGCTCGTCACGGCCACCCCCGGGTACCGCTCCGGTCGCTCGGTCAGGGCGGCGGCCAGCGCACGGTCCGCGTCCACCACCAGCGGTACCGGCACGAGCGGTGACCCGGGCCAGCACAGCGGGGGTTCGGCTGCCCCGGGGGCGCCGCAGAGAGTGGTCCTGCCCCACAGCCGGTCGAAGGGGAGGTCCAGCGCCTGCGCGACGCGGCGAACGGTCGCGCGGCCGCCGTCCTCGGCGTCGGCGAGCGCGGCCCGGTCGATCGTGACATCGGTGCGCACCGCGTTGTCGACGATGGGTCGTCCGTGCCGGTCGAGGATGCGGCCACGCAGGGCGGGCAGCGGCACGCTCGCCGTCACCGGCGTGTTCGCGCCGGCACCATCCCGGTGGTCGGTCAGCTGCAGCTGCCCGAGCCGTCCGAGCAGGACACCGGCAAGCAGGAGTAGAACGGCGAGGGAGGCCAGCATGCGCAGCTGCAGTCGCGGGGCGGTACGGCTCACGCCCACCGCCGCCTGGTCAGTCCTGCCTCCAGCCGCACGATGAGTGCGACGAGGACGAGGGAGAGGGTCGCGGTGGCGACCACCTCCCAGGCGAGGCCGGCCCAGGCGATCGGGCGGGCACCGGCCAGGTCGACGAGCACCGGCAGGGCACGGGCGACGAGCAGGGCGACGACGGTGACGGGCACGGGCCACCACCACGGGTGCCCGGCCCGGCGGTGGGCCCGTCCGGCGAGCCAGCCCGCAGCGGCGTAACCGAGGGCGGAGACCGCCAGCGGGTCGGCGACCGGCGGAGCGAGATCGAGCAGCCATCCGCCGACCAGACCGAGCAGGGCGCCGGCCGGCGACCCCGAGACGAGGGCGACCCCGACGACCACCACCAGGACGAGGTCCGGCGCGTTCACCACCCCCCGCGCCCCCAGCGCAAGCATCGCGACGAGCGCCGCGGCGAGGAGCAGCAGCCGCACGGGCCAACGCAGACCGCTCATCGGGCGGACCCGGTGCCGGTGACGACGGCGACGACGTCGAGCGAGGTCAGGTCGACGGCCGGGTCGACGAGGGCGGTGTCGGTGAGTGCTCCGGGAGGCCGCTCGACCTCCGTGACGTCACCGATCCTGAGGCCCGGCGGGTACGGACGAGCACCCGGGCTGCCGAGGGTGACGACCTCATCGCCCTCTCCCACCTCGTCGCGCCCGAGCAGGGTGACGACGAGCTCGTCCGCGTCGTGGGAGGTCGTGGGGTCGGACCCGGTGAGGGTGCCGATGACCCCCTTCGTTCCGGTGCGCACACCGACGACCGCCCGGGGCGAGCCGACGACCTCGACGTCGGCCGTCCACCGTCCGACCCGGACGACGCGGCCGACGAGGCCTCCCGGGGCGATGACGGCGCTGTCGGCCCGGATGCCGTCGTGTCGTCCGACGTCGATGGTGACCCGCTCGGGACCGGACGCACCTGCCCGCTCGAG
The DNA window shown above is from Janibacter sp. A1S7 and carries:
- a CDS encoding branched-chain amino acid ABC transporter permease, with product MAATATGIHHRSYSSELRLRATRAEYVRLGLLTLLLLLLPFILDNYWLSQANLILIAVIGAVGLNILVGYTGQISLGQGGFLAVGAYSSAILSDRMGLPTPIAILLAVLLTAAVGTFFGLPGLRLKGLYLAIATLASQMIIEFVIRRWDWLTLGQGYLNIDRLDVFGFQIGGRAVFEQQWYWILLVLASLSVITARNLFRTGLGRSFMAVRDQDIAAEAIGVNIPRAKLMAFAISSGFVGLAGALTAHYSEVLSWEKFTLDVSILYLAMIIVGGLGSIAGAVYGAIFMTLLPELIRQLSLGLGDSVPFIADQLPAVRNAVFGLVIILFLILEPRGLDRIWHRIKDYFGFWPFRY
- a CDS encoding ABC transporter substrate-binding protein, with translation MSARNRTLAVAMAAASALALSACGGGGGGGGADSDEPIPIGMIADLTGATGDVGTPYNEGMLAYVDWRNEEGGIDGRQIEALSNDYAYEVPKAEQLYKQYINDGVVAVQGWGTGDTEALSASVGKDELPFMSGSFAEPLTDPEEAPYNFIIAPTYSDQMRIALNWIEEDSGGGGEVAVFHHDSPFGEAPVGDGQTWIDEEGLDLGYESYAMPSGSQNYVGLLSQAKDQGAKYVVIQNVASPAALVAKDIAAQNLDMKIVCLNWCGNELFIDSAGDKAAEGHILIQPFAPLSAEKEGHAPIKEYAEANNIDTADIGAAWVQGWYAMDIMAQGIEEAMASGDELTGASIREALETMGAIDTGGVVGDGTVEFSADSHRGSTATGIYEAQDGAMVEIDPDASL
- a CDS encoding ABC transporter ATP-binding protein, which translates into the protein MTDTSTPGAATAAPGGSLLSMNNVEVIYDDVILVLRGLSLFVPEGEIVALLGSNGAGKSTTLKAVSGLLPSERGAVTDGSVTFAGTDITAMDAPDRVRAGMSLCMEGRHVFEHLTITENLTAGAYTQKNSADDLDLVYEFFPKLADMRNRVAGYLSGGEQQMLAIGRALMARPKLLMLDEPSLGLAPLLVQEIFGYIKRLNQEQGLTVLVVEQNARRALEVADRGYIMEQGRIVLEGSAAELRENPDVKEFYLGLGEEGGRKSYRDVKHYRRRKRWL
- a CDS encoding phenylacetate--CoA ligase family protein encodes the protein MSIKAALHAHLANHDLDARVATLIAQAVGVPGLADRFTRAGVDPQGIRGVADLTCLPVLPKDAVIAQQAQAPPFGGLLAPDARVARVFQSPGPLYEPQLVGDDYWRWGQVFNDLGLGPGDTVLNCFGYHLSPAGAMMEAGVHATGASVVPGGIGNQDLQVRAIADLGVSAYCGLPSYLKVLIERFDEQALPSRRWRLERAMVTAEPLPDSLRELLTERVPTVRMAYGTGETGLLAYETGDGHGLALADGVLVQVCDPTGTPVEDEREGEVVVTVLRPHYPLVRFGTGDRSGWMVAPDGSLRLRGVLGRTGAAVKVKGMFLHPSQAATLMSGVEGVEDYRFVIGRQDHVDTLRCEIVATDGDDPTALADLTGQIAQRVRDGLRFRAEVVAVSRLTPGEGPLLDVREWD
- a CDS encoding polyribonucleotide nucleotidyltransferase → MEGPEITAAEATIDNGAFGTRTVRFETGRLAQQAGGAVSAYLDGETMLLSTTTASKNPKEHLEFFPLTVDVEERMYAAGRIPGSFFRREGRPSTDAILTCRLIDRPLRPTFKKGLRNEVQVVISVLSVHPDHQYDVLAINAASASTQISGLPFSGPIGAVRVSLIDGQWVAFPNFSDIERSTFDMVVAGRLTETGDVAVMMVEAESTLATWDLVKNQGKQAPTEEVVAEGLEASKKFIKVLCEAQADMATRAAKPVEDFPVFLDYEDDAYAAVEKATSGDLATALTIAGKAEREDRLDEIKDAMKASLAGTEEAPGEFAGREKELSAAFRSVQKAQVRQRILRDKVRIDGRGLADIRALGAEVEVLPRVHGSALFERGETQIMGVTTLNMLKLEQTIDSLSPVTKKRYMHNYNFPPYSTGETGRVGSPKRREIGHGALAERALLPVLPTREEFPYAIRQVSEALGSNGSTSMGSVCASTMSLLNAGVPLRAAVAGIAMGLVSDTVDGETQYAALTDILGAEDAFGDMDFKVAGTREFVTAIQLDTKLDGIPASVLGGALTQARDARMHILDVMNEAIDAPDEMAPTAPRIITVNVPVDKIGEVIGPKGKMINQIQDDTGADISIEDDGTVFIGAVDGPSADAARNAINAIANPQMPEVGERFLGTVVKTTTFGAFVSLLPGKDGLLHISEVRKLVGGKRIDAVEDILGVGQKVQVELKEIDPRGKLSLAAVLTPEQEEELSSGSKGDDEGGRGGRDGGGRRRRRRDNDGESADAPESVSAD
- the rpsO gene encoding 30S ribosomal protein S15 encodes the protein MPLTADVKKQIMTEYGTAEGDTGSPEVQIAMLTQRITDLTEHSRDHKHDHHSRRGLLLLVGKRRRLLRYLESTDIERYRSLIKRLGLRR